One window of the Cryptomeria japonica chromosome 7, Sugi_1.0, whole genome shotgun sequence genome contains the following:
- the LOC131071207 gene encoding pentatricopeptide repeat-containing protein At2g30100, chloroplastic, whose amino-acid sequence MGHEVCSLKLSTCTTTLVCTKPIINSASCRICSISNELGPKCNRSRGLKPITQLDSSGLLLPMIKEYGHCLNYGKMSCSQVKASIGHGQIKTKEIRYGFYEVIDQLEHMAREPADILDELQKDLSTRDLQLVLVYFSQEGRDSWCVLEVFDWMRKVDRVDDETMDLMLSIMSSWLAKLVEEEHSVEEVQILLTEMKCVGLVLNYDMVETLISLYWDRGKRLEASRFVKYLLEFGAAVVEDEKDKDPTAYLMWKMSKGGEHREVVNLIFDLRNCDLKPKIDSYLTALMAVVMEQNQFTRALHELEVFQRKGKVGELEKGEIEAFDSYQRDLHKEGEQIAKWAIEENMPEIMGQIHERLAAMYMVAVRSAKAEHHLWQMKLAGREPTIEMYDAVLAVCAVEKNLQAVGRIMAGMEVAGKIPGKKTFSWLVRGYVKGGHFEEAAKALMDMIKKGLHPANLETMVVLKGLQKNHLQNGYTEPYLNLCKSLYTAGLSGPCLIYLYIGKLCIIRIL is encoded by the coding sequence ATGGGTCATGAAGTGTGTTCTTTGAAACTCAGCACCTGCACCACTACATTGGTGTGCACAAAACCCATCATAAATAGTGCATCATGTCGGATTTGTTCCATTTCAAATGAATTGGGGCCCAAATGTAATCGCTCTCGAGGTTTGAAACCAATTACTCAGTTGGATTCATCTGGTTTGCTACTACCAATGATAAAGGAATATGGGCATTGTTTGAATTATGGCAAAATGAGTTGTTCCCAGGTAAAAGCTTCTATAGGCCATGGACAAATAAAAACTAAAGAAATTAGATATGGTTTTTATGAAGTCATTGATCAGTTGGAGCACATGGCACGAGAGCCTGCAGATATACTCGATGAACTACAGAAGGATTTGTCTACTCGGGACTTGCAGTTGGTGTTGGTTTACTTTTCCCAGGAAGGAAGAGATTCTTGGTGTGTCCTTGAGGTTTTTGATTGGATGCGGAAAGTTGATAGGGTGGATGATGAGACCATGGATCTGATGCTTTCAATCATGTCAAGTTGGTTGGCTAAACTAGTAGAAGAAGAACATTCAGTTGAGGAAGTCCAGATCCTCTTGACAGAAATGAAATGTGTTGGTTTGGTACTAAACTATGACATGGTTGAGACATTGATTTCATTGTATTGGGATAGAGGTAAAAGGTTAGAGGCTTCCCGATTCGTGAAGTATTTGCTAGAATTTGGTGCGGCTGTGGtggaagatgaaaaggataaagacCCAACTGCTTATCTTATGTGGAAAATGTCAAAGGGTGGAGAACATCGAGAAGTTGTAAACCTGATTTTTGATCTCAGGAATTGTGACTTGAAACCCAAGATAGACAGCTACCTCACTGCACTAATGGCAGTTGTAATGGAGCAAAATCAATTTACAAGGGCTCTCCATGAACTCGAAGTCTTTCAGAGAAAAGGAAAGGTAGGTGAACTTGAAAAAGGGGAGATAGAAGCCTTTGATTCATATCAAAGAGATCTTCACAAAGAGGGAGAACAGATTGCCAAGTGGGCGATTGAAGAAAACATGCCAGAAATTATGGGACAAATTCATGAGCGGTTAGCTGCCATGTACATGGTTGCAGTTAGAAGTGCAAAAGCTGAGCATCATTTGTGGCAAATGAAGCTTGCTGGTCGGGAGCCTACAATAGAGATGTATGATGCTGTTTTAGCTGTATGTGCTGTGGAGAAAAATTTGCAAGCAGTGGGAAGAATAATGGCTGGAATGGAAGTAGCTGGGAAAATACCTGGCAAGAAAACTTTTTCATGGCTAGTGCGTGGGTATGTTAAAGGTGGGCATTTTGAAGAGGCTGCAAAAGCATTGATGGACATGATTAAGAAAGGGCTACATCCTGCCAATTTGGAAACAATGGTGGTGCTTAAGGGCTTGCAGAAAAATCATTTACAGAATGGTTATACTGAACCCTACCTTAACCTTTGCAAGAGTCTCTATACTGCAGGTTTGAGTGGCCCCTGTCTCATATACTTGTATATAGGTAAACTATGCATTATAAGAATATTGTGA